The stretch of DNA CAAAGCGGCGTGGAAGCTGTAGAGTGTGCTATTGCGCTTCAAAAGGCTTTAAATAAAGGCAAACCGATACCCTTGCGGATAGGCTTGCACATGGGCGATATTGTTTTTGATGGCACAGAAGTGTATGGCGATGGGGTGAATCTGGCTTCCCGCATAGAAAGCCTGGGCGTGGCCGGTGGGGTTCTGCTTTCTGGAAAATTAAATGATGAACTCAAAAATCATCCCCAAATTTCAACGCAATCTTTAGGTTATTTTGAATTAAAAAATATCAAAAAGCCCGTTGAGATTTTTGCAGTAAACAATGAAGGGATTAACATTCCAGCACCTTCGGACCTTAAAAAAACGCCAAAAAAACAAACGAAATCTATCGCGGTACTGCCTTTGATCAATATGAGTGCCAACGAGGATAACGAATACTTCAGCGATGGAATGACCGAAGAGATCATCAACGCCTTAGCTAAAATCAAAGGCCTGAAAGTCACGTCTAGAACGTCTTCCTTCTTTTTTAAAAATAAAAATATTCCTATCCGACAGATTGGCAAGGAACTTAATGTTTCTACCATTTTGGAAGGAAGTATTCGCTTGTCTGGAAATAAAATGCGGCTGACCGCGCAGCTGATCGATGTCGCAGAAGATTTCCATTTTTGGTCGGAGACCTTTGATCGGTCCATGGAAGACATTTTTGCCGTTCAAGATGAAATCAGTCTGTTAATTGCGGACAAATTGCGGGAGCATATTGGCCATTTTGATATAGAAGACCACTTGGTAGAAGACCCCAAAATACCAGTTGAGGTCTATAATCGGTATTTAAAGGCCCGATACCATTTACTAAAAATGAGCAAGTCTGATCTTGAAAATGGGCTTTCCATTTTAGAAGGTATCATTGAGGAGCAACCCACTTTCGCATTGGCTTATTTGGCCCTACACCTGGGATATACTTTACTAGGAACACTTGGATTGGTACCTGCCAATGAAGCTTTTACCCAAGGTCAGCCGTTTCTTGACAAAGCCATTGAATTGGACGAAAACTTACCCGAGTCTCAGCTTCACCTTTCTTATATCTGTTTCCTGCAAAAATGGGATTTGTCCGGGACCTATCGGCATTTGCAGCAATCTTTTGACATACGTCCAACTGTTGAATATTACCAAAGTATGGCGTCTACCTTGGTGGCAGAAGGGAAATTCGCTGCTGCCTTAAATTTTATAGAAACGGCGCTTCAGCTTGATCCTTTTTCTGCGATTAATTTTCACTTGAAGGGTTTTATTTTTTACACACAGGAAAAGTATGAAAAAGCAATAACCTGGTTTGAAAAGAGTGTAGGACTGAAATCTAGTTTTACCGTCTCCACCTTATATTATGGACAAGCATTATTGCTGATGGGCCGCCACCAAGAAGCCTTGGTTTACTTTGAGCACCTTCCTTCGGATGAGCCAGGTGATTTGTTGAAATTGGGTGGCATCACGCTTACCTATGCAGCGATGGGGGAGGTTGACCAAGCCGAAGCTGGTATCAAAAAACTGGAACAGAAACTGCAAACGCCCTTGATGGAAAGGGCCATAAATCTGCTTATCTTGTGTCAGGCGATGTTGGGCAGGGAGGAGGCAACGATCCAACTGCTTGAGCAAGGAATCAACTATAGATTGCCTTTGATCGTCTACTTGTATGTAGAACCTATCCTCAAGCCCCTCCGTTCGAATCTTCGTTTTCAAGCCTTGATGCGGCAAGTACTGGGGGAAGAAACTTCTTTTGGTTTTTCCAAAAGGAAATATAAAAAATCATTGCTGGACAAAAAACTGCGAAAACAATATCAGCAGCAACTTACGCAGTTGATGTCAACCGAAAAGCCCTACCTTGATCCTAACCTGACCCTTCGGGATTTAGCACAAATGTTGGACATCCCACCCAATCATTTGTCGCAATTGCTCAATGAAGGGTTTGACAAAAATTTCTCAGAATTCATCAACACTTACCGCTTGGAAACTTTCAAATCAATGGCCGCTGACCCTGCTCAGCAACACCTGACAATCCTAGCGCTGGCCTACGATAGCGGTTTTAACTCCAAAACCGTGTTTAATACTTTTTTTAAAAAGACGATGGGCATCACTCCGAAGGCCTATTGGAAAGAAGTCGTAAAGTAGCACATTAAATTAAAACTGTCGTAAATCTGGACTTTTGACATTCGCTGTTTTGAAGGCGGAAATCGGAAGGTGGAAATGGGAACACGGAAAGGCTCAGGGGCGCAATTTCCCCACTTTTTAACTACCGAAGGCAGTCCCACTTCTAGCTTGGAAAACAGCGGATTACCAAAAGCGTCAAAAGTCCAATAATATTGATAAGCATAGATTTATAACCGTCTGTGCTTCCTCCATGAATAATATAGGGTTTACTAATACCTAAATCACCCATCTCACGCTTATTTTTCTGGTCGAAAACTACCCACCCATAACCGTAGTTGACTTTATCACCAATGCCACTTTGGTGGTTTTGCTTGATCAAATTCAAGGACACTTCTGTTAACCAACCCGGATTGTCCATTACTTGCGCCCATCGGTTTAGGTCAGCAGCAGTAGAGAATATCCTTCTGCTCAGGCTCAAGTCTATGAATGGGTTTTCCAGCCATTGCCCCGTGGACGTTTGGTAGGTATAAGCTTGCGCCAATTTAGGTCGCTTCGATTAGCTACGACCTCGTTCAACATAAACTTCAATCTGGGTCGTGCCGACCGATTGAAGTCTTATTTATTGGGGGCAGTGTTTATTTCTTTTCTTTCTTCTGAAAAATGCTTTCCAAAATTTCCTTATGCTTGGTGTATTTGTAGAGTTCTTCGTCTTTCATTATTGAACCAAGTAAAAGGTCTCTAATTTCATCCTCTGTTCCGCCTTCCTTATTTAGACATATTAAATGAGATAGCAAGGTATCATAATATTTATCGAGGTAATAGGATTTATAACTCTGCATTCCTTCATCTTCAATTATCACCATTTCAAAATCTGTAAAATATAAATCGGAAAATTGGTAGTATAGCTTTCCGTTAAATTTTGGATATTTTTTGATATAGGATAAGGCCTTTGAAGTATTTGGTGGATTTACAACATTCATAAATCCCCAGATATTTGTTCCGCACAAGTTCATACACTTTAAAAAGAAAATTCCTTTTTCAGTTTCATCTTTCAACCTGTACTCGTCGAGGTTAAAATCATTTTTGCTGAAATCGAATGGCTGATTCTTGTTGCCGACACCTGTAAAAAGCATACCATAATAATTGTCAATTAATTCATATCGTGGAATTTCTACTAGTTTTAGGCTGTCAACCAATTCGTTTGGGGTTATCTCTGATTCCTTTCTTAAAATCAGGTTTACTTCTCTGATAATATAAATGTTCTTCAATACAGTTTGGTCTGGAATTGATAAAAATTCTTTGTCCAATAATTTGTTGCCCGAAGAGATTGTCTGCTTAATAAAATTTGCCTCTTGTTGAAGTGAAATTGGGTACTCTTTGGCAAATTTTTTCAGGTATTCTTTTTCGGGTGTATTTCTGAACATATAGTCCTTATAAGCTTTTCCCAATTTTATCAATTCTGAATTTTCGGCTGATTGTCCAAAAACATTTACTCCAAATAGAATGGTAATCAGTAAGATGAGTATTTTATTCATGTTTTATTTTTTTCTTTAATTAATGCGCTAACGTGAGTGGAAATGACGGTGCCGACCTTGTGGGGGCACTGGATATTATCCATTATCCACATTATTAGCGATTCGTTTTATTTTTCATTTGATTATATATTCAAAATCCTTCTTATGGGTTAAATATTCCAAGGATAAAACCCAAATAATCTTCATCATGAATATTATTTTCTGCATTATTGGCATGTATTCCAATTGAAACCTCGAAAAATACATGTAAGCCCCAAAATAAAAAGTCAATAGAAAAACTATTGACATAATTTTCATCACTGTTAATTTTGATTTAATCACCATTACCGTGATATAGAAAAAAATCAGGAGAGTTAGTATACTCGACAAAGTCACCATGATGTCGTGCATTGACGGGATAACAGTAACAAAACCAAATATTGTAGCTAAAATTCCTAAATATTTAATTACGAGTGAAGCACGTCTAATTTTAATCTTCCTTGCAAAATTCACGAAAAAAAAACCAAAGCTGGCAGTAAGCAATAAAACTCCAAA from Saprospiraceae bacterium encodes:
- a CDS encoding adenylate/guanylate cyclase domain-containing protein — translated: MKNKKTRRLAAIMFTDIVGYTALMQQDEKAAAAVRAHHRQAFQQCHETYHGEILQYFGDGTLSVFQSGVEAVECAIALQKALNKGKPIPLRIGLHMGDIVFDGTEVYGDGVNLASRIESLGVAGGVLLSGKLNDELKNHPQISTQSLGYFELKNIKKPVEIFAVNNEGINIPAPSDLKKTPKKQTKSIAVLPLINMSANEDNEYFSDGMTEEIINALAKIKGLKVTSRTSSFFFKNKNIPIRQIGKELNVSTILEGSIRLSGNKMRLTAQLIDVAEDFHFWSETFDRSMEDIFAVQDEISLLIADKLREHIGHFDIEDHLVEDPKIPVEVYNRYLKARYHLLKMSKSDLENGLSILEGIIEEQPTFALAYLALHLGYTLLGTLGLVPANEAFTQGQPFLDKAIELDENLPESQLHLSYICFLQKWDLSGTYRHLQQSFDIRPTVEYYQSMASTLVAEGKFAAALNFIETALQLDPFSAINFHLKGFIFYTQEKYEKAITWFEKSVGLKSSFTVSTLYYGQALLLMGRHQEALVYFEHLPSDEPGDLLKLGGITLTYAAMGEVDQAEAGIKKLEQKLQTPLMERAINLLILCQAMLGREEATIQLLEQGINYRLPLIVYLYVEPILKPLRSNLRFQALMRQVLGEETSFGFSKRKYKKSLLDKKLRKQYQQQLTQLMSTEKPYLDPNLTLRDLAQMLDIPPNHLSQLLNEGFDKNFSEFINTYRLETFKSMAADPAQQHLTILALAYDSGFNSKTVFNTFFKKTMGITPKAYWKEVVK